A section of the Lineus longissimus chromosome 1, tnLinLong1.2, whole genome shotgun sequence genome encodes:
- the LOC135502870 gene encoding galactokinase-like, with protein sequence MSGYPTELVQKASKAFEDRFKTKPDLAAFAPGRVNLIGEHTDYNDGFVFPMALPLVTVLVGRKTDTGICRIETLSFEKDSYSEFPVPTAEKPLQKGQPFWANYVKGVVANFKVSGTLSSFDAVIASSVPLGSGLSSSAALEVATFTFLEQVHPEVKISLKDKALACQKAEHDFADMPCGIMDQFISVMGQANHALLIDCRSMESKLVRASDPDVAILITNSNVKHELTGSEYPTRKKQCMEAAKILGKPSLRTASMEDLDGSKDKMDDVVYRRARHVIGEIQRTEDSVPALENKDYVSFGKLMTQSHDSLRDDYEVSCKELDVLVEAAMEVDDVYGSRMTGGGFGGCTVTLVKRKKVQQCMDHIKEKYTRVTKTDPWFLVVDAAFSGATGISL encoded by the exons ATGAGCGGTTATCCGACAGAACTCGTCCAAAAGGCATCAAAGGCCTTCGAAGACCGTTTTAAAACTAAACCGGATCTTGCTGCTTTTGCCCCGGGACGCGTCAACCTTATTGGTGAACATACCGACTACAACGATGGCTTCGTTTTTCCAATG GCTTTGCCACTTGTGACAGTGCTTGTTGGCCGCAAGACGGACACCGGAATTTGTCGCATCGAGACTCTTTCCTTTGAGAAAGATTCCTACTCTGAATTCCCTGTGCCTACTGCAGAGAAGCCACTTCAAAAGGGACAACCTTTCTGGGCCAATTATGTCAAAGGGGTTGTGGCAAATTTCAAAG TATCGGGTACCTTGTCATCATTTGATGCTGTCATAGCAAGCTCTGTACCCCTTGGTTCAGGCTTGTCAAGTTCTGCTGCACTTGAGGTGGCCACCTTTACATTCCTTGAGCAAGTACACCCAGAGGTTAAAATCAGCCTGAAGGACAAGGCACTGGCCTGTCAAAAGGCTGAACATGACTTCGCAGATATGCCATGCGGTATTATGGACCAGTTTATATCGGTCATGGGGCAAGCAAATCACGCTCTTTTGATTGATTGTAG GTCGATGGAATCCAAACTTGTTCGAGCTAGTGATCCAGATGTGGCGATTCTAATCACCAACTCAAATGTAAAACATGAGCTGACAGGCAGTGAATACCCCACAAGGAAGAAACAGTGTATGGAGGCGGCTAAGATCTTAGGAAAACCAAGTTTGAGGACAGCATCAATGGAAGATCTTGATG GATCTAAGGATAAGATGGATGATGTAGTCTACCGCCGAGCCCGCCATGTGATTGGTGAAATCCAAAGAACGGAGGATTCAGTGCCGGCCCTAGAGAACAAGGACTATGTTTCATTTGGAAAGCTAATGACACAAAGTCATGACTCCCTCAG GGATGATTACGAAGTGTCCTGTAAGGAGCTAGACGTACTTGTGGAGGCTGCCATGGAGGTTGATGATGTGTATGGGTCCAGAATGACCGGCGGAGGCTTTGGAGGATGCACCGTCACCTTGGTCAAGAGAAAGAAGGTACAGCAATGCATGGACCATATTAAG gagAAGTACACTCGTGTAACTAAGACTGACCCATGGTTCTTGGTTGTGGATGCAGCATTTTCTGGAGCAACTGGCATTTCCCTTTGA